From a single Aestuariibius sp. HNIBRBA575 genomic region:
- a CDS encoding P-loop NTPase, which produces MSITKEQILDVLARIELPEGGNLVSRDLVRAVNIQGNSVRFVIEAEDATKARQMESARLAAQEAVQAMDGVDAVSVALTAHMPAGAAKPAAPKTPAGDPPSLKVGRHPTPQAGPQGVPGVDRIIAVGSGKGGVGKSTVSSNLAVALAREGRKVGLLDADIYGPSQPRMMGVSKRPSSPDGKTIIPLQAHGVTIMSIGLMVEPEKAVVWRGPMLMGALQQMLGQVQWGELDVLIVDLPPGTGDVQLTLCQKTQLTGAVVVSTPQDVALLDARKALDMFKTLNTPVLGMVENMSTYICPKCGHEAHLFGNGGVAAEAEALDLPFLGALPLDLDTRLAGDSGAPIATGDGPMADAYRALARRFIEGGMG; this is translated from the coding sequence ATGAGCATCACCAAAGAACAGATTCTGGACGTTCTGGCGCGGATCGAACTGCCCGAAGGTGGCAATCTAGTGAGTCGCGATCTGGTGCGCGCGGTCAATATTCAGGGAAATTCAGTGCGATTCGTGATCGAAGCTGAGGATGCGACCAAAGCCCGGCAGATGGAATCGGCTCGATTGGCAGCGCAAGAGGCTGTTCAGGCCATGGATGGTGTGGATGCGGTTTCGGTTGCTCTTACGGCCCATATGCCTGCAGGTGCTGCCAAACCCGCCGCCCCTAAAACGCCGGCCGGGGATCCGCCTAGCCTTAAGGTTGGTCGTCACCCCACACCGCAGGCCGGCCCTCAGGGGGTGCCGGGTGTGGATCGCATCATCGCCGTTGGATCCGGCAAAGGCGGCGTTGGCAAATCCACCGTGTCGTCGAACCTCGCGGTGGCTTTGGCCCGTGAAGGGCGCAAAGTGGGGCTGCTGGACGCCGATATTTATGGCCCGTCCCAGCCGCGCATGATGGGCGTGTCCAAACGGCCGTCGTCACCGGATGGCAAAACCATCATCCCATTGCAGGCCCATGGCGTCACCATCATGTCAATCGGTCTGATGGTTGAGCCCGAAAAGGCCGTTGTCTGGCGTGGGCCCATGCTGATGGGCGCGTTGCAGCAGATGCTGGGGCAGGTGCAATGGGGTGAATTGGACGTTCTGATCGTCGATCTGCCGCCGGGCACTGGCGATGTGCAGCTGACTTTGTGTCAGAAAACCCAACTGACTGGCGCTGTGGTGGTGAGCACCCCGCAGGATGTGGCGCTGTTGGATGCCCGCAAGGCGTTGGACATGTTTAAAACCCTGAACACACCGGTTCTGGGCATGGTCGAAAACATGAGCACTTATATATGTCCCAAATGCGGACACGAAGCGCATCTGTTTGGCAATGGTGGTGTTGCCGCCGAAGCCGAAGCGCTGGACCTGCCATTCCTGGGCGCGTTGCCGCTGGATCTGGATACACGGCTGGCGGGTGATAGCGGAGCGCCGATTGCCACGGGTGACGGCCCGATGGCGGATGCCTATCGCGCCTTGGCGCGGCGCTTTATCGAAGGCGGCATGGGCTAG
- a CDS encoding cell division protein FtsL codes for MRSVFYVFSALAVIGLAYWAYNENYRTQASLKDVRGLHRDIGAAHERLAILRAEWAYLNRPDRLRDLAELNFERLELMELMPDAFGQLDQVSFPLAPIVPIEGGVMVSSDNAEVDPL; via the coding sequence ATGCGGAGCGTTTTTTACGTTTTCTCAGCGCTGGCAGTGATTGGGCTGGCCTATTGGGCCTATAACGAAAACTATCGAACACAAGCGTCGTTGAAAGACGTCCGTGGTCTGCATCGTGACATCGGGGCGGCCCATGAACGGCTGGCGATATTGCGCGCAGAATGGGCCTATTTGAACCGCCCCGACCGTCTGCGTGATCTGGCTGAACTGAATTTTGAACGTCTGGAACTGATGGAACTGATGCCGGATGCCTTTGGTCAATTGGATCAGGTGTCGTTTCCGCTGGCGCCGATTGTGCCGATTGAGGGCGGCGTGATGGTGTCCAGCGACAATGCAGAGGTGGACCCGCTATGA
- the rsmH gene encoding 16S rRNA (cytosine(1402)-N(4))-methyltransferase RsmH translates to MSDAAATADKKPHIPVLIRPLIAAVSPVSGTWLDGTFGAGGYSRELIKAGADKVIGVDRDPLAFEMAAPWIGDFPNIEMVEGTFSRLDEYGADLDGVVLDLGVSSMQLDLAERGFSFMRDGPLDMRMSQDGPSAADLVNNADESVIASVLFQYGEERASRRIAKAIVAARPFHTTLQLADVIEKCLPRKKPGQSHPATRSFQALRIAVNNEYGELAQGLMAAERALKPGGLLAVVTFHSVEDRMVKRFFQHRAGKSQSVSRYAPEIEQAAPAFDILTRKAVGPGDEELAENPRSRSAKLRVARRTKAPAEGISEQGMAKTLGMPVVKGMV, encoded by the coding sequence ATGTCTGACGCTGCTGCCACAGCTGATAAGAAACCCCATATTCCGGTCCTGATCCGCCCCTTGATTGCCGCCGTATCGCCGGTTTCTGGCACGTGGTTGGACGGGACATTTGGGGCAGGGGGCTATTCCCGCGAACTGATCAAGGCAGGCGCTGACAAAGTGATCGGCGTGGATCGCGATCCGCTGGCCTTTGAAATGGCCGCACCGTGGATCGGTGATTTTCCAAATATCGAAATGGTCGAAGGCACGTTTTCGCGGCTGGATGAATATGGGGCCGATTTGGACGGGGTTGTTCTGGATCTGGGCGTGTCATCGATGCAGTTGGATTTGGCGGAACGTGGGTTTTCGTTCATGCGCGACGGACCGCTGGATATGCGCATGTCCCAAGACGGGCCATCAGCGGCGGATTTGGTGAACAATGCCGATGAATCCGTGATCGCCAGCGTGTTGTTTCAATATGGCGAAGAGCGCGCCAGCCGCCGGATCGCCAAAGCGATTGTCGCGGCGCGCCCGTTCCACACCACGTTGCAACTGGCCGACGTGATTGAAAAATGTCTGCCGCGCAAAAAGCCCGGTCAAAGCCATCCAGCTACGCGCAGTTTTCAGGCGCTGCGCATTGCGGTAAACAATGAATATGGCGAATTGGCCCAAGGGCTGATGGCCGCCGAACGGGCGCTGAAACCCGGCGGTTTGTTGGCTGTGGTGACGTTCCATTCGGTCGAGGATCGCATGGTTAAACGGTTTTTCCAGCATCGCGCTGGCAAATCCCAAAGCGTCAGCCGCTATGCGCCCGAAATTGAACAGGCCGCACCGGCCTTTGATATTCTGACCCGCAAAGCGGTGGGTCCAGGCGACGAAGAACTGGCTGAAAATCCGCGGTCGCGGTCAGCCAAGCTGCGGGTTGCGCGGCGAACCAAAGCCCCCGCAGAGGGGATAAGTGAACAAGGCATGGCCAAGACGTTGGGCATGCCGGTGGTAAAGGGGATGGTGTGA
- the mraZ gene encoding division/cell wall cluster transcriptional repressor MraZ translates to MALSFRGEFNQKVDSKGRMSIPADFRRVLEDGDERCPENPLPRMVVLYGPHLQGCLHAYTIEAMAEIEADIKKLPRGSAARKQASRMILGKSWETEVDKDGRIVLPKDRREQIGLIGETKMVAMGDYFEIWSAETYAEVEAAEEEAFLSDMPDGFDPLSLLDGAEV, encoded by the coding sequence GTGGCACTGAGCTTTAGAGGCGAATTCAACCAAAAGGTTGACAGCAAGGGACGCATGTCGATCCCGGCTGATTTTCGTCGTGTGCTCGAAGATGGTGATGAGCGTTGCCCCGAAAACCCCCTGCCACGCATGGTTGTGTTGTACGGCCCCCATCTTCAGGGATGCCTCCACGCCTATACTATCGAAGCCATGGCCGAGATCGAAGCAGACATCAAAAAATTGCCCCGAGGATCCGCTGCGCGCAAACAGGCCAGTCGGATGATCCTTGGGAAATCTTGGGAAACCGAGGTTGACAAAGATGGTCGCATCGTATTGCCCAAAGATCGCCGTGAACAAATCGGTCTGATCGGCGAAACCAAGATGGTGGCCATGGGCGACTATTTCGAAATCTGGAGCGCCGAGACCTATGCAGAGGTTGAGGCGGCAGAAGAAGAAGCGTTCTTGTCGGACATGCCAGATGGGTTTGATCCGCTATCCCTATTAGATGGCGCGGAGGTCTGA
- a CDS encoding DUF4253 domain-containing protein yields MQSSAVFLALTCASPIWAEQSHFPYPTLIVSGAEAEQEWRRLRDAPGTPVILGSIDDFSNVADAFSPDYAEFHPHTPAEYIALSADLNHPSDLYASRQAEWDRYLEWLRENGDAADIAELEAYDPLALDDELIGRIPLFYPATITPIGYEDWQTNRPYDQVVIAILPTENSWEAPAYLRFGGWNENPSPEYHVAALRDWHDRYGAEPIVISTDVMELWAPRQPNTNEDGINLAIEHFHYDNDIVYQGVGSIGALAADRMRSTYWFFWWD; encoded by the coding sequence ATGCAATCGAGCGCCGTTTTTCTGGCTTTGACCTGCGCCAGCCCCATTTGGGCAGAGCAATCCCATTTCCCCTACCCCACATTGATTGTTTCGGGGGCCGAGGCCGAACAAGAATGGCGCCGCCTGCGCGATGCGCCGGGAACACCGGTCATTTTGGGGTCCATTGATGACTTTAGTAACGTCGCTGACGCGTTTTCTCCGGACTACGCCGAGTTTCACCCGCATACCCCCGCTGAATACATCGCCCTATCCGCGGATTTGAACCATCCCAGTGATCTTTATGCGTCGCGACAGGCAGAATGGGATCGCTATCTGGAATGGCTGCGCGAAAATGGCGACGCCGCCGATATCGCAGAGCTAGAAGCCTATGATCCGCTGGCTCTGGATGATGAATTGATCGGGCGCATCCCGTTATTCTATCCAGCCACGATTACCCCGATTGGTTATGAGGATTGGCAAACCAACCGCCCCTATGATCAGGTGGTGATTGCCATTTTACCGACGGAAAACTCTTGGGAAGCCCCGGCCTATTTGCGTTTTGGCGGTTGGAACGAAAACCCGAGCCCAGAATATCATGTGGCCGCCCTGCGGGATTGGCATGATCGCTATGGGGCAGAGCCAATTGTCATATCGACAGACGTGATGGAATTATGGGCCCCGCGTCAGCCCAACACCAATGAGGACGGCATCAATCTGGCGATTGAGCATTTTCACTATGATAATGACATTGTGTATCAGGGGGTGGGGTCAATAGGTGCCTTGGCGGCGGATCGTATGCGCAGCACCTATTGGTTTTTCTGGTGGGACTAG